From the genome of Psychroserpens ponticola, one region includes:
- a CDS encoding stage II sporulation protein M, with product MREVAFIKQNKEKWLNFEKAIFGKNLKNPDELASLYIQLVNDLSYAQTYYPKSKTILYLNNLAAKAFQKIYKTKREDTNRFVYFWKVEVPLIVYEYRRYIGYAFAIFLSFVAIGALSAAYDDSFVRLILGDEYVNMSLENIEAGDPVAVYKSGSNWGSFIGITLNNLYVGITSFIWGVFGGLGTAYIMLKNGIMVGAFQYFFQKQGVLWESVRGIWIHGSMEIFAIVIEGAAGLILGASILFPKTYSRMVSFKMGVKNGVKILISTFPFTIAAGFLEGYVTRYSNIMPNWLSVGIILITLSLISYYYLIYPFMLNHKIKKENAII from the coding sequence ATGAGAGAAGTCGCATTTATTAAACAAAATAAAGAAAAATGGCTCAATTTCGAAAAGGCTATTTTTGGAAAAAACCTTAAAAATCCTGATGAACTTGCATCACTTTATATTCAGTTAGTAAATGATTTATCTTACGCTCAAACTTACTATCCCAAAAGTAAAACAATTCTTTACTTAAACAACCTCGCTGCTAAAGCTTTTCAAAAAATTTACAAAACGAAACGAGAAGATACGAATCGATTTGTCTATTTCTGGAAAGTTGAAGTGCCACTTATTGTATATGAATACAGACGATATATAGGCTATGCATTTGCCATATTTTTAAGTTTTGTTGCCATTGGAGCCTTATCTGCAGCCTATGATGATTCTTTTGTAAGACTTATACTTGGAGATGAATATGTGAATATGAGTCTAGAAAACATTGAAGCTGGAGATCCCGTTGCTGTTTATAAAAGCGGGAGTAATTGGGGAAGTTTCATTGGCATTACACTCAATAATTTATACGTTGGTATCACGTCATTTATTTGGGGTGTTTTTGGTGGTTTAGGCACTGCTTACATTATGCTGAAAAACGGAATTATGGTTGGTGCATTTCAGTATTTCTTTCAGAAACAAGGTGTGCTTTGGGAAAGCGTTAGAGGCATTTGGATTCACGGCTCTATGGAAATTTTTGCCATAGTAATTGAAGGTGCAGCTGGATTAATTTTAGGTGCTAGTATTTTGTTTCCAAAAACATATTCTAGAATGGTATCTTTTAAAATGGGTGTAAAAAATGGAGTAAAAATTTTAATTAGCACTTTTCCTTTTACTATTGCTGCAGGTTTTTTAGAAGGCTATGTGACAAGATATTCTAACATCATGCCTAATTGGTTATCTGTTGGTATCATTTTAATAACCTTGAGTTTGATTTCATATTACTATTTAATTTACCCGTTCATGCTTAACCATAAAATCAAAAAAGAAAATGCAATTATATAA
- a CDS encoding RDD family protein: MRLLSYAFKLKQLMVELQINTTQNVNINFIAASVGERILAFIIDWIIKIAYIVVTYQIVFNLLEIEALVEDMDHWSQIAIYVSFYLPVVFYSLLFETLLDGQTIGKRIMKIKVVKIDGYQAALADYLVRWFFRIVDLNMMSGIVALIAIVTSKKSQRLGDMTAGTSVITLKNNVNISHTILEELDDDYIPTYPSVINLSDNDARIIKETYIRAKASRDYETLVKLRKKIVEVIELKNYNESDMQFIDVILKDYNYYTQGM, translated from the coding sequence ATGCGACTTCTCTCATATGCATTCAAATTAAAGCAATTAATGGTAGAGTTACAAATAAATACCACACAAAACGTTAATATAAATTTCATCGCAGCAAGCGTAGGTGAACGTATTTTAGCGTTTATAATTGATTGGATAATTAAGATCGCTTATATTGTTGTTACCTATCAAATTGTATTTAATTTACTTGAAATAGAAGCGCTTGTTGAGGATATGGATCACTGGTCTCAAATTGCCATTTATGTATCCTTTTATTTGCCTGTTGTATTTTATTCTTTGCTTTTTGAAACCCTTCTCGATGGACAAACGATTGGGAAGCGAATTATGAAAATAAAAGTCGTAAAGATTGATGGTTATCAAGCAGCTTTAGCCGATTATTTAGTGCGTTGGTTTTTTAGAATAGTAGATTTAAATATGATGTCTGGAATTGTTGCTTTAATAGCGATTGTTACAAGTAAAAAAAGTCAGCGATTAGGAGACATGACTGCTGGTACTTCAGTTATTACTTTAAAGAATAATGTCAATATAAGTCATACTATTCTTGAAGAATTAGATGATGATTATATTCCAACATATCCTAGTGTTATAAATTTGTCAGACAATGATGCTCGAATTATTAAGGAAACTTATATCAGAGCTAAAGCTTCAAGAGACTACGAAACACTTGTGAAACTTAGAAAGAAAATTGTTGAAGTTATTGAACTTAAAAACTATAATGAAAGCGATATGCAGTTTATTGATGTCATCCTCAAAGATTATAATTATTATACACAAGGCATGTAA
- a CDS encoding trimeric intracellular cation channel family protein: MFFQILDILGTIAFAISGVLIALNKKMDPFGVLIIAFVTAVGGGSLRDVLIGIQPVSWMTNMTYVYVIFGATVFAVLFRNKLNYLRKSLFLFDTIGIGLYTVVGIEKGIVADLHPIICISLGTMTACFGGVIRDILCNEIPVIFRKEIYATACILGGLTYFLLREFMSDTNFVFVIAGIIVIVVRLLAVKFRISLPSLYKDKP; the protein is encoded by the coding sequence ATGTTTTTTCAAATTTTAGATATTTTAGGAACTATAGCATTTGCTATTTCTGGTGTACTCATTGCACTTAATAAAAAAATGGACCCATTTGGTGTGCTTATTATTGCATTTGTAACAGCAGTAGGAGGAGGCTCGTTGCGAGATGTTTTAATTGGAATTCAGCCAGTGTCATGGATGACAAATATGACTTATGTTTATGTGATTTTTGGAGCAACTGTATTTGCGGTTTTGTTTAGAAATAAGTTGAATTATTTACGAAAATCATTGTTTTTGTTTGACACAATCGGTATTGGTTTGTATACTGTTGTTGGAATTGAAAAAGGAATTGTTGCCGATTTGCATCCTATAATCTGTATTTCATTAGGAACCATGACAGCATGTTTTGGTGGTGTTATTCGAGATATTTTGTGTAATGAAATTCCTGTGATATTCAGAAAAGAAATTTATGCTACAGCCTGTATTTTAGGTGGTTTAACTTATTTTTTACTACGTGAGTTTATGTCAGACACCAATTTCGTATTTGTTATAGCTGGTATTATTGTAATTGTAGTGCGATTATTAGCCGTAAAGTTTAGAATTAGCTTACCTAGTTTGTATAAAGATAAACCTTAA
- a CDS encoding M3 family metallopeptidase, with product MISKSIKAALLCSIVLFASCKKDEKQSENTEETTTMSDNVLLQEWTGPYEGVPAFDKMNVADIKEAVEKGMELNLADIDAIANNTEPATFENTIVAMEASGKTLNDVFTYYGILSSNMSSPEFRKIQGELAPKLSDFSSKISQNSKLFQRIKTVYDASQKTPLEAEAQRVVDLTYKSFEMNGANLDAAKKERYAAINKELSSLYNDFSDHVLHDEENYVTYLTKDQLSGLAEGFVKSAAKIATDKGQEGKYAITNTRSSMDPFLTYSTERELRKQVWTNYYSRGDNGDEYDNNALIAQILKLRRERVELLGYDNYAQWRLQDRMAKTPENAMELMNAVWPAAIGRVAEEVADMQTVANENGDNITIEPWDYRFYAEKVRKKKYDLDSDEVKQYLQLDKLTQALFYTAGELFNFAFTPVEEGKVPVFHEDVKVWEVTDKDSGKHIGLWYLDPYAREGKRSGAWATTYRSFTSFEGETNVLASNNSNFVKPAPGEAVLVSWDDATTFFHEFGHALHFFSANVKYPTLNGGVRDYTEFQSQLLERWLSTDEVINQFLVHNKTGEPIPASLVAKIKKASTFNQGFGTTEYLASALMDMKLHLADPTNIDIDKFEREALAELNMPKELPMRHRTPHFGHVFSGEGYATAYYGYMWADVLTADASEAFAEAPGGFYDKDLAAKLVKYLFAPRNAMDPAEAYRLFRGRDAKIEALMRDRGFPVPTTK from the coding sequence ATGATTTCAAAATCAATTAAAGCTGCTCTCCTATGCAGTATTGTACTTTTTGCTAGTTGCAAAAAAGACGAAAAACAATCCGAAAACACAGAAGAAACAACAACTATGAGTGACAATGTTTTGTTACAAGAATGGACAGGTCCTTATGAAGGCGTACCTGCATTCGACAAAATGAATGTAGCAGATATTAAAGAAGCAGTTGAAAAAGGCATGGAATTAAATCTTGCCGATATTGATGCGATTGCTAACAATACTGAACCTGCAACGTTTGAAAACACGATTGTGGCTATGGAAGCTTCAGGAAAAACCTTAAACGATGTCTTTACATATTATGGCATTTTGAGCAGCAATATGTCGTCTCCTGAGTTTAGAAAAATTCAAGGTGAGTTAGCTCCGAAATTATCTGACTTCAGTTCTAAAATATCTCAGAATTCAAAATTATTCCAACGTATTAAAACGGTTTATGATGCCTCTCAAAAAACACCTTTAGAAGCAGAAGCACAACGTGTTGTAGATTTAACGTATAAGAGTTTCGAAATGAATGGCGCAAATTTAGATGCTGCTAAAAAAGAGCGTTATGCTGCTATTAACAAAGAACTTTCTAGTTTATATAACGATTTTTCTGACCACGTTTTACATGATGAAGAAAACTATGTGACCTATTTAACAAAAGATCAATTGAGCGGTCTTGCTGAAGGGTTTGTAAAATCAGCAGCAAAAATAGCGACTGATAAAGGTCAAGAAGGCAAATACGCTATTACAAACACACGTTCTTCAATGGATCCATTTTTAACGTATTCTACCGAACGTGAATTACGTAAACAAGTGTGGACTAACTATTATTCTCGTGGAGATAATGGAGATGAATATGACAATAACGCCCTAATTGCTCAAATTCTTAAACTGCGTAGAGAACGTGTTGAGCTTTTAGGTTATGACAATTATGCACAATGGCGTTTACAAGATCGCATGGCAAAAACGCCAGAAAATGCTATGGAATTAATGAATGCTGTTTGGCCAGCTGCTATTGGTCGTGTTGCTGAAGAAGTTGCAGATATGCAAACAGTTGCCAATGAAAATGGTGATAATATTACAATCGAACCTTGGGATTACAGATTTTATGCTGAAAAAGTGCGTAAGAAAAAGTACGATTTAGATAGTGATGAAGTCAAACAATATCTTCAATTAGATAAATTAACTCAAGCCTTATTTTATACTGCTGGTGAATTATTCAACTTTGCATTTACACCAGTTGAAGAAGGAAAAGTTCCTGTATTTCATGAAGATGTAAAGGTTTGGGAAGTGACAGATAAAGATTCAGGGAAACATATTGGTTTATGGTATTTAGATCCTTATGCAAGAGAAGGAAAACGTTCTGGAGCTTGGGCTACAACTTACAGAAGCTTTACCTCTTTTGAAGGTGAAACTAATGTGCTAGCCTCTAACAATTCAAATTTTGTGAAGCCTGCTCCTGGTGAAGCTGTATTAGTATCTTGGGATGATGCTACTACGTTTTTCCATGAATTCGGACATGCGTTACACTTCTTCTCTGCTAATGTCAAATACCCAACTTTAAATGGAGGTGTTAGAGATTATACTGAATTTCAATCGCAATTATTAGAGCGCTGGTTATCAACTGATGAAGTCATTAATCAGTTTTTAGTCCACAACAAAACAGGTGAACCAATTCCAGCGTCGTTGGTTGCTAAGATCAAAAAAGCATCAACATTCAACCAAGGTTTTGGAACTACTGAATATTTAGCATCTGCATTAATGGATATGAAATTACATTTAGCAGATCCCACAAATATAGATATAGACAAATTTGAGCGTGAGGCGTTAGCAGAACTTAATATGCCTAAAGAATTACCAATGCGTCACAGAACACCACACTTTGGTCACGTATTTTCAGGTGAAGGTTATGCAACAGCTTACTATGGTTATATGTGGGCAGATGTGTTGACTGCTGATGCTTCTGAAGCATTTGCTGAAGCTCCTGGAGGGTTTTACGATAAAGATCTAGCAGCAAAATTAGTGAAGTATTTATTTGCGCCTAGAAATGCTATGGATCCAGCGGAAGCATATCGTTTGTTTAGAGGTCGTGATGCTAAGATTGAAGCTTTAATGCGAGATCGAGGATTTCCTGTACCTACTACAAAGTAA
- a CDS encoding peptidylprolyl isomerase, protein MKYLCILSIFFLFISCKEQTNEIKTNTNTSDSLIVTSKPKDTLQRTPEREYPLLTEKNAMEFFLQYEKLHKETKVRLVTDFGNIDILLFNETKFHRANFIYLTKQGYFTDTQFYRVIENYIVQGGSTDDRDVMRKRKNIGKYLLPTDTKRGFKHDRGVISMPSSDIENPHKLASPYEFFITLRDVHQLDGDYTIFGKVINGLDVADKIAKVETDDGDWPLQNVYIKRVEILE, encoded by the coding sequence ATGAAATACCTATGTATTCTGAGCATCTTCTTTCTATTCATTAGTTGCAAAGAGCAAACCAATGAAATAAAAACAAATACAAACACTTCAGATTCATTAATAGTTACTTCTAAACCAAAAGACACTCTACAAAGAACTCCAGAACGCGAATACCCTCTACTCACCGAAAAAAATGCCATGGAATTCTTTCTTCAGTATGAAAAACTACACAAAGAAACTAAAGTCCGACTAGTTACCGATTTTGGAAACATTGATATTTTGTTGTTTAACGAAACTAAATTCCATCGTGCAAACTTCATTTACTTAACAAAACAAGGCTATTTTACTGATACGCAATTCTATCGTGTAATCGAAAATTATATTGTTCAAGGTGGCAGTACAGACGATAGAGATGTGATGCGAAAACGAAAAAATATTGGCAAGTATTTACTTCCAACAGATACTAAACGTGGCTTCAAACATGATCGTGGTGTGATTTCTATGCCAAGTAGTGATATTGAAAATCCGCATAAATTAGCATCACCTTATGAGTTTTTTATTACACTAAGAGATGTCCATCAATTAGATGGTGATTATACCATCTTCGGAAAAGTAATAAACGGATTAGATGTAGCCGACAAAATTGCTAAAGTAGAAACTGATGATGGCGATTGGCCGTTACAAAATGTATATATAAAACGTGTTGAAATTTTAGAATAG
- a CDS encoding fibronectin type III domain-containing protein, translating to MKHVQKLLFALILLISNYAIAQSVTVYSMQYDNGTIIPLGGIIEIESGQNSRIQFAVNVDNPNGFEGTLKIYTKETGSSNPIQRGGTETIFSGTTFFVSSRDITLYASDFNPTGGKLYAEFMTSGGSKHTSGYYNIEVYTDENTDSDGDGVPDNQDNCPNEAGPASNGGCPVPDPCLLDPPTNRIISNITINSASLNWDPVSSNNGYTLLYNVSNSNNTPTIVSLSSGATNYNISNLQDNTSYFYRIRTKCSNGEYGNWSATETFSTLEEVCNLNPPTTLTSSNIYYNSAEISWTDVSGNNGYHSQYKQSSSNNWNDASNNLDTTFTLNNLQDETTYEWRVRTRCDNDVYGIWSSIASFTTPEECLENLNIIIIIDGGNTILNEVSNNITSYSRIENNANVTYSAGNKILLKATYRGNQSFSFHAKAGSNFLAKIEGCTNEPLNRMHQNENYNKKEIDKTKLLVDIKIIKAYPNPTKSKITIASLEPMNQLVVSNHIGRTYIDASIDNKNALKTTLNLENLPSGMYFLRITLKTGKIITKQIVKK from the coding sequence ATGAAGCATGTTCAAAAACTTTTATTTGCATTAATATTATTAATATCTAACTATGCTATAGCTCAATCTGTAACAGTCTATAGTATGCAATACGATAATGGAACTATAATTCCATTAGGAGGCATTATTGAAATTGAATCAGGTCAAAATTCTAGAATTCAATTTGCTGTAAATGTTGATAATCCAAATGGATTTGAAGGCACTCTAAAAATATACACCAAAGAAACCGGTTCAAGTAACCCTATACAACGCGGTGGTACTGAAACAATTTTTAGTGGTACTACATTTTTCGTTTCATCTAGAGATATCACATTATATGCAAGTGATTTTAATCCAACTGGAGGAAAATTGTACGCTGAATTCATGACCTCTGGAGGGTCTAAACACACTAGCGGATACTATAACATTGAAGTCTATACAGATGAAAACACAGATAGTGATGGAGATGGTGTGCCAGATAATCAAGATAATTGTCCAAATGAAGCAGGACCAGCTTCGAATGGTGGGTGTCCAGTGCCTGATCCATGTTTATTAGATCCTCCAACAAACAGAATAATATCTAATATAACAATCAATTCCGCTTCCTTGAATTGGGATCCAGTTTCTAGTAACAATGGTTATACACTTCTTTATAATGTAAGTAACTCTAATAATACTCCTACAATTGTTAGTTTATCAAGTGGTGCAACTAATTACAATATTTCAAACCTGCAAGATAACACCTCTTATTTCTACAGAATCAGAACAAAATGCTCAAATGGTGAATATGGCAATTGGAGTGCAACTGAAACATTTTCAACTTTAGAAGAAGTTTGTAATTTAAATCCACCTACAACACTTACAAGTTCAAATATTTATTATAACAGCGCAGAAATTAGTTGGACAGATGTATCAGGTAATAATGGATATCATTCACAATACAAGCAAAGTAGTTCAAACAATTGGAATGACGCAAGTAATAACTTAGACACGACATTTACATTAAACAATCTACAAGATGAAACAACATATGAATGGCGTGTTAGAACGCGTTGTGATAATGACGTATATGGTATTTGGAGTTCTATTGCGAGTTTTACTACACCAGAGGAGTGTTTAGAAAATTTGAATATTATAATTATTATTGATGGCGGAAACACAATTTTAAATGAAGTTTCAAATAACATAACTTCTTATAGCAGAATTGAAAACAATGCAAATGTCACATATTCAGCAGGAAATAAAATACTTTTAAAAGCTACTTATAGAGGTAATCAAAGTTTTAGTTTTCATGCAAAAGCTGGTTCAAATTTTCTAGCTAAAATTGAAGGATGCACTAATGAACCTTTAAATAGAATGCATCAAAATGAAAATTATAATAAAAAAGAAATTGACAAAACCAAATTACTTGTTGATATAAAAATCATAAAAGCCTACCCAAACCCAACAAAATCTAAAATCACTATTGCAAGTCTAGAACCAATGAATCAATTAGTTGTATCAAATCATATTGGCAGAACTTATATTGACGCATCAATTGATAATAAAAATGCTTTAAAAACAACTTTGAATTTAGAGAATCTTCCTTCAGGAATGTATTTCTTAAGAATCACTTTAAAAACCGGCAAAATCATAACCAAACAAATCGTCAAAAAATAA
- a CDS encoding T9SS type A sorting domain-containing protein → MRIAIPIITLALIVFNSLTINAQAKNKNYIELEEIRLAKADSINKLIDIFIKTNLPNYELSQNEKNTIADDLYNIHDGTSKPITGIDLESVLLEAKKIKLKQKYFQNKPNDLVFFQPLELPIEFRQSCINGDFEGGYANYTFTERNTTNHLNPGCTGTDDNLVAFQPVGLDNFNALASLVSPGDEPLLASLGISVNRVFSGSRSLKINPTPIDFPDSQIGNRTSVSRNFIINEDQIEFSFLYLGHTNNSHNRAYFRYRLIDNITGEILSTNCLLTINNDCRFIQLADNTYGNNTLTYTPDWICERINTSNLIGRDVTLEFSVSDCEYRGHFSTVYIDNICGVSCSPTWGDLIIDPINIDCPDSNIEVCGTFELPTGTNFTTLTLDVRDDIVVNTISTYVNPVITGNNYCFNVNLSDFGATPSGQYSFDVILNNDSNCNTLSQITASGGLINFDNCSAPCDIVTGEFINNTDLCWDDISDDDYEIEFISQETCPNGAGSSSNPSFVSYTQSANCIDLVNVVHTLGGKCFRWRIRTNCGDWTDWCLIADGSDENNPPFVTFNDCIPTAPCENFIPEIVLESPDDNIPNGITENYDSYIDIIASNTVENGAISLYQASHSIRLVPEFQAQNITGQGSFIARIIPCEPAIIPPSSQRIGQKFEDLDKIKVHPNPASNILNITSKESKILSLQLLNIYGNKLESFENINTYKYSFSVYNHSRGYYILKITLEDGSIEFKTIILK, encoded by the coding sequence ATGAGAATTGCAATACCCATAATCACTCTCGCCTTAATTGTATTTAATTCTTTAACAATAAATGCGCAAGCAAAAAATAAAAACTATATAGAATTAGAAGAAATACGTTTAGCCAAAGCCGATTCAATAAACAAGCTTATTGACATCTTTATTAAAACTAATCTACCTAATTATGAACTAAGCCAAAATGAAAAGAATACCATTGCAGATGACCTTTACAATATTCATGATGGCACATCAAAACCAATTACAGGAATTGATTTAGAAAGCGTTTTGCTAGAAGCAAAAAAGATAAAACTTAAACAAAAGTATTTTCAAAATAAACCGAATGACTTGGTCTTTTTTCAACCCTTAGAATTACCTATTGAATTTAGACAATCATGCATAAATGGTGATTTTGAAGGTGGATATGCAAATTATACTTTTACTGAAAGAAATACAACTAATCATTTGAATCCAGGTTGTACAGGAACAGATGATAACCTAGTTGCTTTTCAACCTGTAGGATTAGATAATTTTAACGCACTTGCCTCTCTAGTTTCGCCTGGAGATGAGCCACTTTTAGCTAGTTTAGGTATCTCAGTAAATAGAGTGTTTTCTGGATCTAGATCATTAAAAATAAATCCAACACCTATAGATTTCCCTGATTCTCAAATTGGAAATAGAACATCCGTTTCAAGAAATTTTATAATAAATGAAGATCAAATTGAATTCAGTTTTTTATACCTTGGTCATACTAATAATTCACATAATAGGGCGTATTTCAGATACCGATTAATTGATAATATTACTGGAGAAATTTTATCTACTAATTGCCTCTTAACAATCAATAACGACTGTAGATTTATACAGCTAGCTGATAATACTTATGGTAATAATACTTTAACGTATACACCAGACTGGATTTGTGAAAGAATAAACACATCTAACCTTATTGGTCGAGATGTTACACTAGAATTTTCAGTTTCTGATTGTGAATACCGAGGTCATTTCAGCACAGTATATATTGACAATATTTGCGGTGTTTCATGTTCTCCAACCTGGGGAGATTTAATTATTGATCCTATTAATATTGATTGTCCAGATTCAAACATTGAAGTATGTGGCACATTTGAATTGCCAACAGGAACAAATTTCACCACTCTTACTTTAGATGTCAGAGATGACATAGTTGTAAATACCATAAGCACTTATGTTAATCCTGTTATAACAGGAAATAATTATTGCTTTAATGTCAATTTATCAGATTTTGGAGCTACTCCATCTGGACAATATTCGTTCGATGTAATTTTAAATAATGATTCAAATTGTAATACCCTATCACAGATTACGGCATCTGGAGGATTAATAAACTTTGATAATTGTTCAGCCCCTTGTGATATAGTTACTGGAGAGTTTATTAATAATACTGATTTATGCTGGGACGATATTTCAGATGATGATTATGAAATAGAGTTCATTTCTCAAGAAACATGTCCAAATGGTGCTGGTTCAAGTTCAAACCCATCGTTTGTAAGCTATACTCAAAGCGCTAATTGCATAGATTTAGTTAATGTTGTTCATACTTTGGGAGGAAAATGTTTTAGATGGCGAATTCGAACCAATTGTGGAGATTGGACAGATTGGTGTTTAATTGCAGATGGATCTGATGAGAATAATCCGCCCTTTGTAACCTTCAATGATTGTATTCCAACTGCTCCTTGTGAAAATTTCATTCCAGAAATTGTTCTAGAAAGTCCGGATGATAATATACCAAATGGTATCACAGAAAATTATGACTCCTATATTGATATTATTGCGAGCAATACTGTTGAAAATGGAGCAATATCTTTATATCAAGCTAGTCACTCAATAAGACTTGTCCCTGAATTTCAGGCACAAAACATAACTGGTCAAGGAAGTTTTATCGCAAGAATTATTCCTTGTGAACCAGCTATAATTCCTCCTAGTAGTCAAAGAATAGGGCAAAAATTCGAGGATTTAGATAAAATCAAAGTTCATCCAAATCCTGCTAGCAATATTTTAAATATAACTTCAAAAGAATCTAAAATACTTAGTTTACAGTTGCTAAACATTTATGGAAATAAACTAGAAAGCTTTGAAAATATTAATACTTATAAATATTCTTTCAGTGTATACAATCATTCAAGAGGCTATTATATTTTAAAAATCACTTTAGAAGATGGTAGTATTGAATTCAAGACAATAATCTTAAAATAA